One part of the uncultured Bacteroides sp. genome encodes these proteins:
- a CDS encoding helix-turn-helix domain-containing protein — translation MDFYDIIKDRRVLLNITQQDLSDISGVSLRTIKAIEKGNGNPSIDTLRKIADALGLELIMKVREIPKL, via the coding sequence ATGGATTTCTACGATATTATAAAAGACAGAAGAGTCTTGCTCAATATTACTCAGCAAGACTTGTCAGATATTTCCGGCGTTAGTCTTCGGACTATTAAAGCTATAGAAAAAGGTAATGGCAATCCATCTATCGATACTCTTAGAAAAATAGCCGATGCACTTGGACTTGAGTTGATAATGAAAGTTAGAGAAATACCTAAATTATGA
- a CDS encoding bacteriocin — protein MITELTVEEMACIEGGEYIIIYRLGANGEIIMERKNI, from the coding sequence ATGATAACAGAACTTACAGTCGAAGAGATGGCCTGCATAGAAGGCGGAGAGTATATTATTATTTATCGTTTAGGAGCTAATGGAGAAATTATTATGGAACGAAAAAATATTTAG
- a CDS encoding PhzF family phenazine biosynthesis protein: MKQRIYQVDAFTNEVFSGNPAAVCPLEKWLSDDVMQKIAMENNLAETAFYVKQGDKYEIRWFTPAVEVDLCGHATLATAYILFNYEGHKEDSIHFYSPRSGDLFVSKNGELLTLNFPSDEFKEITLTDEITNGFDIKPIAAYKGKTDYFLVFEKEEQIVNIKPNLKEISKLKGRGVIISAKGNNVDFVSRFFAPQSGIDEDPVTGSAHTTLTPYWSARLNKKELSAIQLSARKVPFMQIFR; encoded by the coding sequence ATGAAACAAAGAATATATCAGGTAGATGCATTTACCAACGAAGTCTTTTCAGGCAATCCTGCAGCAGTCTGTCCATTGGAAAAGTGGCTGAGCGATGATGTTATGCAGAAAATAGCAATGGAGAATAACCTTGCCGAAACAGCCTTTTATGTGAAACAAGGTGATAAATACGAAATAAGATGGTTTACTCCGGCGGTCGAAGTCGATCTATGCGGACATGCCACACTTGCTACTGCATATATATTGTTCAATTATGAAGGTCATAAGGAAGATTCCATTCATTTTTATTCACCCAGAAGCGGCGATTTGTTTGTCAGCAAGAATGGAGAACTGCTAACCTTGAATTTCCCTTCTGATGAATTTAAAGAGATAACACTCACGGATGAAATAACAAATGGATTTGATATAAAACCAATAGCAGCCTATAAAGGTAAAACAGACTATTTCTTAGTCTTTGAAAAGGAAGAGCAGATTGTGAATATAAAGCCCAATCTGAAAGAGATTTCAAAGTTAAAGGGTAGGGGAGTAATCATTTCCGCTAAAGGAAACAATGTAGATTTTGTTTCAAGATTCTTCGCTCCACAGTCTGGCATCGATGAAGATCCGGTTACCGGTTCAGCTCATACAACGCTAACTCCTTATTGGTCGGCAAGACTAAATAAGAAAGAACTTTCTGCAATTCAGTTGTCAGCTCGTAAGGTACCTTTCATGCAAATATTTAGGTGA
- a CDS encoding response regulator transcription factor → MIKVLLVEDDENLNYIIKGSLEDMIGGYNVMPVLNGKEGLKAWKEFKPDIIVSDVEMPVMDGNEMVQIIRETDGDTPIVFATAKGSPKDVTIGYHSGVNNYIKKPFLPEELDAHIQALLKLKNGVRSRNEKNIFTLGNYHFDAERLVLQFDSQSWNLTAREAQILQLLCENRGEIVKRDDILENIWGTSDFYTSRSLDVFIKKLRTYLSADSSISIRTVKCVGLILN, encoded by the coding sequence ATGATAAAAGTTCTACTGGTTGAGGATGATGAGAACCTGAATTATATTATAAAGGGAAGCCTTGAGGATATGATTGGTGGGTATAATGTTATGCCTGTGCTAAATGGTAAAGAGGGGTTAAAAGCTTGGAAGGAGTTTAAACCGGATATCATTGTATCTGACGTTGAAATGCCAGTGATGGATGGAAATGAAATGGTGCAAATAATTCGTGAAACAGATGGTGATACTCCTATTGTTTTTGCTACTGCCAAAGGTTCACCAAAGGATGTTACTATCGGTTATCATTCTGGGGTGAATAATTATATAAAGAAACCTTTTCTTCCCGAAGAGCTTGATGCACATATTCAGGCGCTGCTGAAACTTAAGAATGGCGTAAGATCTAGAAATGAAAAAAATATATTCACATTAGGAAATTATCATTTTGATGCAGAACGGTTAGTATTACAGTTCGATTCGCAATCGTGGAACCTTACCGCCCGCGAAGCACAGATTCTTCAACTGCTTTGCGAAAACAGGGGAGAGATTGTGAAACGAGATGATATTCTTGAAAACATTTGGGGAACAAGTGATTTTTATACATCACGTAGCCTGGATGTTTTTATCAAAAAGCTGCGTACATATCTGTCGGCTGATTCTTCTATCTCTATACGCACAGTAAAATGTGTAGGACTTATTTTGAACTGA
- a CDS encoding PhzF family phenazine biosynthesis protein, whose amino-acid sequence MADNYLENQYEQYQARKAAWEKANKFGKKKTTTTNQAKPDKPCAASETDAKNKFVYRKLDAFTSGKSKGNPAACLFLNKDQQLTEEEMLSIAKDHKGFVSEVVYCSPLDDNAYRLRYYSSECEVEFCGHGTIACMYNLVKSNKELQQVKEITIKTNKGDLAVYNELQSLDAVFITAPNPEYLEVKPSLADIAVNLQTAIESIDQQHPVMLIDAGLRTLIVPIVDLDNILALHPDEPKLKEFCLNNGIDIILVFTNDVADKSNKIRTRVFAPKFGYLEDPATGSGNSAMGYYMLKNEMWNGQPVSIEQNGEKELFNIVKLNTKDGKVLFGGNAVVKIDGEYHL is encoded by the coding sequence ATGGCGGATAATTATTTAGAAAATCAGTACGAGCAATACCAGGCCAGAAAGGCTGCATGGGAAAAAGCTAATAAATTCGGTAAGAAGAAAACAACTACAACTAATCAGGCGAAACCAGATAAACCGTGTGCAGCCTCTGAAACTGATGCTAAGAATAAATTCGTTTACAGAAAACTGGATGCATTTACAAGCGGAAAGTCGAAGGGGAATCCTGCCGCCTGTCTGTTTCTCAATAAAGATCAGCAATTAACAGAAGAAGAAATGCTAAGTATAGCAAAAGATCACAAAGGATTTGTGTCCGAAGTGGTTTATTGCAGTCCACTTGATGATAATGCATACAGATTACGTTATTACTCTTCCGAATGTGAAGTAGAATTCTGCGGACACGGAACTATAGCCTGCATGTATAATCTGGTAAAAAGTAATAAGGAGCTGCAACAGGTTAAAGAAATTACAATCAAAACCAATAAAGGAGATTTAGCGGTATATAACGAACTTCAGTCCCTCGATGCCGTATTTATCACAGCTCCAAATCCTGAATATCTTGAAGTAAAACCTTCGTTGGCAGATATAGCTGTGAATCTTCAGACTGCCATTGAAAGTATTGATCAGCAACACCCTGTTATGTTGATTGATGCAGGCTTAAGAACACTGATAGTCCCGATAGTGGATTTGGATAATATACTTGCTCTGCATCCGGATGAACCTAAACTGAAAGAATTCTGCCTCAATAACGGTATAGATATAATACTCGTTTTCACCAACGATGTAGCTGATAAATCAAATAAAATAAGAACCCGTGTCTTTGCTCCGAAGTTTGGCTATCTTGAAGATCCCGCAACTGGTTCCGGTAATTCGGCAATGGGATATTATATGCTGAAGAATGAGATGTGGAACGGTCAGCCAGTTTCAATAGAACAGAATGGTGAAAAAGAACTCTTTAATATTGTGAAGCTTAATACCAAAGATGGCAAAGTTCTTTTTGGAGGTAATGCGGTTGTTAAGATTGATGGAGAATATCATTTATGA
- a CDS encoding HlyD family efflux transporter periplasmic adaptor subunit has protein sequence MLLPSEFIENSIETYTYNHSTTSQKIYWVVLLAITLALISLPFIYVDISIQGNGIIRPIAEKTEIKAPVTELVDSVYAYEGKKLKKGDIILSFRTSNSEYKILYQRHRIDDYKTHLADLKFLAKGKQPPTFHSPARQQEYNYYIKREKELGTSLDKAEKDLKRNKLLFTKKVISEEDYDKSFYQYETQKNELASLKENQLSVWQTDLNNYQNLESEMNASFKQELKNKELYVVKSPVNGTLDQFSGIYRNSSVQAGQSLAVVSPDSTLYFEVYVNPRNIGYLSVGMPVNFQIESFDYNEWGTVAGNITEISSDFLTDNQNKDLFYKVKCSMKKNYLQLKNGEKGKLKKGMTVSAHFMINKRSLFSLLYQKIDKCINPAQFKVTQH, from the coding sequence ATGCTATTACCCTCTGAATTTATTGAAAACAGTATTGAAACTTATACTTACAATCATTCAACCACATCCCAAAAGATTTATTGGGTAGTGCTTTTAGCTATAACACTGGCTTTAATCTCTCTTCCATTTATTTATGTTGATATATCAATACAAGGAAATGGAATAATAAGGCCTATAGCTGAAAAAACTGAAATTAAAGCTCCTGTTACAGAACTGGTTGACTCTGTATATGCATACGAAGGTAAAAAACTCAAAAAAGGAGATATTATTCTCAGTTTTAGAACGAGTAACTCTGAGTATAAGATTCTCTACCAACGCCATCGTATTGATGATTATAAAACACATTTAGCCGATTTAAAATTCCTGGCAAAAGGTAAACAACCTCCTACTTTCCATTCACCTGCCCGACAACAAGAATATAATTATTATATAAAACGAGAGAAAGAACTTGGAACATCCTTAGATAAGGCTGAAAAAGATTTGAAGCGGAATAAATTATTATTCACTAAGAAGGTTATCTCAGAAGAAGATTATGACAAATCTTTCTATCAATACGAAACTCAGAAAAATGAATTGGCATCGTTAAAAGAGAACCAACTGAGCGTATGGCAAACAGACTTAAATAACTATCAGAATCTGGAAAGCGAAATGAATGCGTCTTTTAAACAAGAATTAAAAAACAAAGAGTTATATGTAGTAAAAAGTCCGGTAAATGGAACTCTTGATCAATTTTCTGGAATATATCGAAATAGTAGCGTGCAAGCAGGCCAGTCACTAGCAGTAGTTAGTCCGGATTCAACTCTCTATTTCGAAGTATATGTAAATCCCCGAAACATAGGATACCTTAGTGTAGGAATGCCTGTAAATTTTCAGATTGAATCATTCGATTACAATGAATGGGGAACTGTTGCCGGGAATATAACAGAGATATCATCAGATTTTTTAACGGACAACCAAAACAAGGATCTATTCTATAAAGTTAAATGTAGTATGAAAAAAAACTACTTGCAGCTTAAAAATGGGGAAAAAGGGAAACTTAAAAAAGGGATGACAGTAAGCGCTCATTTTATGATAAACAAACGGTCTTTATTTAGTCTTCTGTATCAAAAAATAGACAAATGCATTAATCCCGCACAATTTAAAGTAACACAGCATTAA
- a CDS encoding DUF1697 domain-containing protein — MNIYIALLRGINVGGKNIIKMSELKKVFESIGLCEVQTYIQSGNVIFKSNEEEAVLQTKIEHIIEVAFGFPVKVVLRTLAELEEIILDCPFSKDEISEAESLSDKECLYVALSSTALEKEKTEYLNAYRSDSDDYRIIGRNVYLLFRNSISKSKLANNVQKLDAAVTFRNWKTLNKLVLLAKDIPN; from the coding sequence ATGAATATTTACATAGCATTGCTTAGAGGAATTAATGTAGGCGGAAAGAACATCATAAAGATGTCTGAACTTAAGAAAGTCTTTGAATCAATTGGACTTTGCGAAGTACAGACATATATTCAGAGCGGTAATGTTATATTCAAATCAAATGAAGAGGAGGCTGTTCTTCAAACTAAAATAGAACATATAATTGAAGTAGCCTTTGGTTTTCCGGTAAAGGTGGTGCTGAGAACTCTGGCCGAGTTAGAAGAAATAATCCTTGATTGTCCTTTCTCAAAGGATGAAATTTCGGAAGCTGAATCTTTGTCAGATAAAGAATGCTTGTATGTGGCGCTATCGTCTACAGCTCTCGAAAAAGAGAAAACAGAATATCTTAACGCATATAGAAGTGATAGCGATGATTATCGGATTATAGGTAGAAACGTGTATCTTTTATTTCGCAATAGCATTAGTAAATCTAAGCTTGCCAATAATGTTCAGAAACTTGATGCCGCAGTAACCTTTCGCAATTGGAAGACTTTAAACAAGCTTGTTTTGCTGGCAAAAGATATCCCAAATTGA
- a CDS encoding HAMP domain-containing sensor histidine kinase yields MNSNYAKFITATAILFILLLQGLWLYNAYRFVSGEIENKINICLSESNQKEIFARLSVALQSMPKGAVISSDTISGESTSFLPNYVDLQESLVKLNKPLVISSLDSLFSKSLEQSHIKVKYIINKVNSQTGEVIETTGKNSEELFIGALKSNIIPTNKKNTEGIQVLVISPYRAIFEQMTLMLVGSVLMVIVIGYCIFFQIKIIVRQNKIAQLRQDFTYAMIHDMKTPLSTILMGINMLRSGKLDDIKEKKYFEICMDESNHLLTLTNRILTIAKLEQGELKLNKQIVDLKEMIGSLVNKFSINPHKKISFDLSFSDDLTFVVADYEYLKEAISNLIDNSIKYSNNEVKIDISCFKTDDKIVIKVRDNGLGIAPKDQAKIFEKFERAAAVGRKGGAAGFGLGLSYVLRVIEAHEGTVSVSSVENDFCEFTISLPVLIEEL; encoded by the coding sequence ATGAATAGTAATTATGCAAAGTTTATAACGGCTACAGCCATTTTATTTATTTTATTACTACAAGGATTGTGGCTCTATAATGCATATCGCTTTGTAAGTGGCGAAATAGAGAATAAAATAAATATATGTCTTTCAGAATCAAATCAAAAAGAGATTTTTGCAAGGCTTAGCGTTGCTTTGCAATCTATGCCGAAGGGGGCTGTTATTAGTTCGGACACAATTTCGGGAGAAAGCACGTCGTTTCTTCCTAATTATGTTGATTTACAGGAATCTCTTGTGAAGTTAAATAAGCCTTTGGTCATTTCCAGTCTGGATAGTTTGTTCTCTAAATCGTTGGAGCAATCTCATATAAAAGTTAAATATATAATCAATAAAGTGAATTCTCAGACTGGTGAAGTTATTGAAACAACCGGCAAGAATTCTGAAGAACTTTTTATAGGTGCATTAAAGTCTAATATAATTCCTACAAATAAGAAAAACACTGAAGGAATTCAGGTGTTAGTCATTTCTCCATATAGGGCTATTTTTGAACAGATGACGTTGATGCTTGTCGGTTCTGTTTTAATGGTGATAGTAATTGGTTATTGCATTTTTTTTCAGATAAAAATAATTGTTCGGCAAAACAAAATAGCCCAATTGCGTCAGGACTTTACATACGCAATGATTCATGATATGAAAACTCCTCTTTCTACTATTTTAATGGGAATTAATATGTTAAGAAGCGGCAAGCTCGATGATATAAAGGAGAAGAAGTACTTTGAGATTTGTATGGACGAGAGCAATCATTTGCTTACTTTGACCAACCGTATATTAACTATTGCCAAACTGGAACAAGGGGAACTGAAGCTGAACAAACAGATTGTGGATTTAAAAGAAATGATTGGTTCGTTGGTTAATAAGTTCTCTATCAATCCGCATAAAAAAATATCTTTTGATTTGTCTTTTTCAGATGATCTCACCTTTGTGGTAGCCGACTATGAATATCTAAAGGAAGCTATCAGTAACCTGATTGATAACTCGATAAAGTATTCTAATAACGAGGTGAAGATAGACATCAGTTGCTTTAAAACAGATGATAAGATTGTAATTAAGGTCAGAGATAATGGACTTGGAATAGCTCCTAAAGATCAGGCTAAGATATTTGAAAAGTTCGAAAGAGCAGCTGCCGTTGGCAGAAAAGGCGGAGCCGCAGGATTTGGTCTTGGACTGAGTTATGTGCTTCGCGTGATTGAGGCGCATGAAGGTACGGTTTCTGTTTCCAGTGTTGAAAATGATTTTTGTGAATTTACTATCAGTTTACCGGTATTAATAGAAGAATTATGA